The proteins below are encoded in one region of Hordeum vulgare subsp. vulgare chromosome 3H, MorexV3_pseudomolecules_assembly, whole genome shotgun sequence:
- the LOC123442409 gene encoding uncharacterized protein LOC123442409: MVGSSSSFTANQHFPQRYLPIGSLIKSAFSPASPHQERFQIAADDLPQASMPDAVTVLEDLPEWLVVDEILLRLPPKDVLRCRAVRKSWRAATSTDKFILNHHRRQPSLPIFHRHNEGIFRLVAAGDHKIQQVLEYLTPTDPTAHIGVMHHAACDGLLLVSTNGPLIKHATFYSSNPATTFYICNPATRKCAPLLPPPLRPAFNKATVVAFYRHQASGEHRVLWLINNHDASGAVVHPPGYFVLPVGSDQPRCVQWPTHLANFRAIQTHEGPPVHHRGGLHWPPGLGIKVFDTDTETFRQMSRPAQFHMVSLHHLGGDLALCGTSLECVTLDVWALQDYDAEIWGFLYRIDLRVVVASPPLDFGSIHVPWMAVVNGRELLIQHGRYRILHCDIEGLYLGEVEIKQYENSWDMFTKYLSLTRHRLQESLISLPLFEMQEEDAVHHKPPFTIVL; this comes from the exons ATGGTAGGCAGCTCGTCGTCCTTTACTGCGAACCAACATTTTCCCCAGCGCTATCTCCCCATCGGCAGCCTAATCAAGAGTGCTTTCTCCCCAGCCTCACCTCACCAAGAGCGCTTCCAAATCGCGGCCGACGATCTGCCACAAG CCAGCATGCCGGACGCCGTGACCGTGCTGGAGGACCTGCCGGAGTGGCTCGTCGTCGACGAGATCCTGCTCCGGCTGCCGCCCAAGGACGTGCTCCGCTGCCGGGCCGTCCGGAAGTCGTGGCGCGCCGCCACTTCCACCGACAAGTTCATCCtcaaccaccaccgccgccagccGTCGCTCCCTATCTTCCACCGACACAACGAGGGCATCTTCCGCCTCGTCGCCGCCGGAGATCACAAGATACAGCAGGTCCTCGAGTACCTGACTCCTACTGATCCAACTGCACACATCGGCGTCATGCACCACGCCGCATGCGATGGCCTTCTCCTTGTGTCGACCAATGGCCCGTTAATAAAGCACGCCACTTTCTACAGCTCTAACCCGGCCACCACTTTCTACATCTGCAACCCGGCCACCCGCAAGTGCGCACCCCTGCTGCCACCTCCTCTACGGCCGGCTTTCAACAAAGCCACCGTCGTCGCCTTTTATCGGCACCAAGCGTCCGGAGAGCACCGGGTGCTCTGGCTGATAAACAACCACGATGCGAGCGGCGCCGTGGTCCATCCGCCTGGTTACTTCGTCCTCCCGGTGGGATCTGACCAGCCGAGGTGCGTCCAATGGCCGACACATCTAGCGAATTTTCGGGCTATACAGACCCATGAAGGCCCACCAGTCCACCATCGTGGTGGCTTGCACTGGCCACCCGGCCTCGGCATAAAGGTGTTCGACACCGACACCGAGACATTCCGGCAGATGAGCCGCCCGGCACAGTTCCACATGGTGTCATTGCACCATCTTGGTGGCGACCTTGCTTTGTGCGGCACGTCCCTTGAGTGTGTCACTCTAGACGTTTGGGCGCTGCAGGACTATGACGCCGAGATCTGGGGGTTTCTCTACCGGATTGACCTGCGAGTGGTGGTTGCATCGCCGCCGCTTGATTTTGGGTCGATTCATGTCCCTTGGATGGCTGTGGTCAATGGCCGTGAGCTGTTGATCCAGCATGGTCGTTACCGCATCTTGCATTGTGACATTGAGGGTCTCTACTTAGGAGAGGTGGAAATCAAACAATATGAAAACAGTTGGGATATGTTTACAAAGTATTTGTCCCTTACTAGGCATCGCCTCCAAGAGAGCCTGATTTCGCTTCCGTTGTTTGAGATGCAAGAAGAAGATGCCGTGCACCACAAGCCTCCGTTCACCATAGTTCTGTAA